GGAGCCCTGGGAGTTGAAGGGCACCCGGTTGGGGCGGCTGTACTCGGAGTGGCTGAGCAGCTTGTAGAGCCCCTCGCGGGTGGTGAACTGGGTCTTAATCTCGTtcatctccttccctcctcctccctccgccG
The Sceloporus undulatus isolate JIND9_A2432 ecotype Alabama unplaced genomic scaffold, SceUnd_v1.1 scaffold_33824, whole genome shotgun sequence genome window above contains:
- the LOC121918774 gene encoding WD repeat-containing protein 20-like yields the protein MLLSKMAAEGGGGKEMNEIKTQFTTREGLYKLLSHSEYSRPNRVPFNSQGSNPVRVSFVNVNDQSGNGDRLCFNVGRELYFYIYKGVRK